Below is a genomic region from Pleuronectes platessa chromosome 5, fPlePla1.1, whole genome shotgun sequence.
TttgataaaaattaaaaaagcaacAGCCACAACGGCATAAAATactgaacaaaataaatactCAGTAAAATAGTTCAACAACTCTGAAAGTAAGCTGTCGTGAAACTGCTGAAGTTTTGgtgaaatgtttatatttctctGTGCTGTAGAAAAGCCAGAGCCCAGCCCACAAACCAAACACAGGCAGTTgactgcaggcacacacactgtttacagAAATCTACTCCTGccaacacagacactgacacggACGTGATACGACGGATACAGCTGGATACGATCCAATGGGATAAGGATCTTTCTGTGACTATGCATTTAGAGGATTATGTAAATCCCAAAACAATCTCTGAAAGTTCTTTAGTGTTTGACGTCATCTTCTTTTGACATTTACTCCTGATTTGCTTTTACTTAATTTTAGGGTAATCAGATTTATTGTCGTTCTTCATTTAGTTGACTTAAAAATAACCAAATGAAATAGTTTTGGACACAAGACACAGGGTTTCTCTttcaaatttgttttctttaatgtcTTGTATTTAATTTTATGATAAACACATTGAGCAGAGGAACTTTCCTACTTTGTGATGAACTGATGATATTCCAATATTAGCTGGTAAATGTAGAATATTAACTTATGattttacactgtaaaaaaagaaGTTGGTGCTCACGGTTTGAACTGTTCCTGGACCAGGTTTCTGACGTGCTGCTCATAGACGATTCTGGGCCAGTATCCGAGCTGCTGTAGTTGGCCCACGGGGGGCGCTGACTCGTCTTGCTGCCCTTCCTGCCGTAGCGCTCCTCTGAACTCACCGGGGTGCTGGCTCTCATTGGACCACTCAGGTCAAAGTCATACCCGGATTTTCCCTCTGAGCCCTCGCTCTTCACAGCCGGGGCGAGCGAGGTGTGGACGCTGTTCTTGTCCGTCATGCCCAGGTAGTGCCGGTAGTCTCTGGGAACAAACGCCCGTGCACGTGGAGTCATAGTGTCGAGTCCATCCGACAGTCTCAATGGCATGGCCCCTTTTTCAGTGTTCTGCCTTTGCTTCCTGCTCTGGGAGTGGACGGGGCTTACATCCATTTTCTTCTGGACGTGATCTTTTTGGTCAGGAGCGCTCAGCGTGAACATGCTGGTGGCGCGACGCATTGAACTTCCACGACTGCTGGACTTGCCAAAGGTGTCTTGTCTGCTCTTTGGAGGCCGAGGCTCTTTTCCTGTGCTGCTTTGTGGTTTCGAGGATTTCTCCTCTCGACCAGAGTCCTTGGAGCCTCTTTTGGACTCAGCTGTCTTATAATTGGACGGGTTGTTTTTGCTGTCTATCACAGCTCTTGGCCCAGACCCCATCTGCCTATCATGTGGCGACTTGGATCGGTCCTGCGGAGATGGCTTCATGGCAGCCGGTCTTGTTTTCTCGACAGCTGCAGACAAACGGTAAATCTCGGCCTCGCTGCTCTTAAACTCCTGAGATGGAAACTGGGCTCCCACTGGCTCTTTCCTTTTGGGGCTTTTGGGTTTGTCGACGGTTATCGATCCTTTCGTATCTGACGCGGCATCACCCCAGAAATCGCGGAGATTGTTGAACTGCGATCGGCTCGCGCTGAGGCTCGGCGACAACTTATCTATCCTTTGATTCAAAGAAGGCAAGGTCAGATTCTGTCTATTAGAGTCTTCGTCATCGCTGCCTGAATCACTCCCAACTAACCTCAGATCATACTCGGACTTTGTAAATCTTTTATTTAGCTGATTTGCACCGCGTGTAACTTTACCCTCCCCAGGAGATTTAGACATGCCGGTGTAGAAAATGGGCTTGTTCCTCTCCTGCTCCCAGAAAGATTTGAGCTGCTTGATCCTCTCTGCTGTACTTTCCTGATTTGATGAACCTTGTCTGTGTGAATGAGGACTGTTAGTTTTCTCTTTATTGGACAtatcctcttttctctttggaGACATGCTCGACTGGATGTTCTTATCTTCACTTTCCCTCCGTTTCACTTCTTCACTCGAGCCTCTTTGAAGTTGTGCTATATAATCATTGCCACCTTGCTTGTACTCAGGTTTCGACAGCTCTTCCTGCAGAGGGGTTTCTCTTGATTGGAAGAAACTGTCGGGCTGTGAATTTAGTTTGAATGAAGACATGCTCTCAGACTCTGGACTCAGTCTGGACTCTGTCCTTGGCTGTGGCCTGAGTCGGGTTAAAATCTCAGTGTCTGAGCCTCCTCTGTCAGCTGCTTGTGGGCTGGATAGCAACTTAAAATAATCAGAGTTATATGTTGGGTCATTATTATTCCTTTGAGATAAAGAATGGTCCTGCTGGTTATTATTCAAGTGAACATTGTCTGCATCATCTTTCTGCTCTCTCTTGTCCCCATGCTTCGAGACGTACTTATCATTAACCCCCCTCCCGTTGTGTATTCCAGGAGCAGATGGCGTGTCGGACGCCGTGTGGGGTTTGTCcacgttctcctcctccttctccggCGAGAGATAAGCAAGTGTTTGTCCTTCGTCGCTTGGCGTGATTGGATTCCTGATAAGTATTTTCGGGCCCATGTTGCTTTTTTCCCAGAATGACTTCAGATGAGAGATTTTTAGTGGTTGGCTTTCATCGTCATTATGCTTCACTTCCTTTGACAGCATTCTTTCCCTGGTGTccctctgcacctcctcctgtgTTTCACTCAACTCCGTCTTGCctgctctgtctgtggctcGAAACTCTTTGCCTTCATTAATCTGCCTTTGTAAGTGACCTCTCTGCGTTTCGAGAGCGTCCTTCGTTGTCTCTGTTGTATCTTCACTTCTTAATTTGCTTTCTACATGTTTGTCTGAGCTCTTTGTGGCCTCTGTGCGGTCGTCTGTACTCAGCAACTCGCTGCTGTCGCCGCTACGGCTGAACCAGTCCAGCACCTTCGCAATGGAGTCCTCATCGCTGGTGGGACTGGTCGCCTGAGTGGATAACTTGAACGCGTGTTTCTGACCGGATTTCTTCATTGTTTGATCAGTTTTATCGATGTAGTTGAGATCATAAGATATAGGGGGCTCTGCATCTGGAAAAGGAAGGTGTGGAAAGAAAATTGAATGTCTGATTATAATCAGAAAGTTCTGTCAGGTGAACACAGTCAGTTTGGTGACTCATTCTATCAAAAAAACACAAGTAGCAGCTCATAGACAAACTGGCACACAAACGTAATCTTGGCTGAATAAGTTTACACCCAATGAATCTTGCACCTTCAGCTCTGGATCTACTTTGGATACAGTGAATACAGCTCTACCCGAATAAAGTTTTGTGTTTCATTACTCTGTGTTTACACGACTATTACCTTATGAGCACCTCAATACATTACTGCTCATGGGTGCGTCACAGTGTCATGCTTTCCATTGTTTCCATCAGCCATCTTCTCGGTTCCAATACGCAGGATTTTGTGTTCAAATTAGTTTTGCAACATTTTAGCACTTTTGGAGAATAAAACCTTCTCGTTTCGACTCAGATACTCATTCACAAAATGACCATATACACtaatgttttttatctttttcacaTGAGGGTTAGGGTCCCAACAAAGTCTTGCTGTTTTTTCTTAGGGTGATTTTATCCCAGACAATCACTAAAATGCCCTATACAAAATTATTATCACATCCATTCCTATACAATTTTCTTTCCTTACTATAGTAAATCAAATCGGATTCTTTTACTGGACTTACCCGCAATACTCCGTGTAAAACTCAGCTCCTCCGGCCTGGTTCCCTCGCTGCTGTTGATTTCTCTGTCCGAGCCCGGGATGCTGATGGTGTGCAGGACGACAGTTTCCCCCCCTGCGAGTTCTCTACGGGGTCTGATGGTCTCCGTCATCGCTCCTCTGCCAGGTTTCTCTCTCAGGGGACACGTCACCTCTGGTGAATGTGGTCAGTCTGAAATCACACAGGCACTTTTAATGAGTTTTGATTAAAGAATTGCGTAAAAGTTGTAAAAGGTGAAGGATTCATCCACGGACCTGTCTCTGGTTATAGAGGGTGGGCGTCTGTCCCTGTCTAGGCTGGAATTAGAGAAAACCTGAGAAACGTCACTCAGTGGCTGCTGGGAAGTCTCATCTGCAGAGCTGGATGGCTGAGACACCTGGTTAAACACTGAAACTGCACTTCTCTGAGGCATTTCCTCTTGATTCCGATACGACTGGTTCGAGCTCCCGCTGGACCCGCGCTGGAGGCTTCGTCTTGGAGCAGGAACGATCCCGAAAACCCTCCCTGAGCGTCCACACCAGGGCCAGTGCTCTGTAACTGGCTGCTGGAACGTCTCGAGAGAAATGTCCTCTTCTTTGGCACCGGTTTGAAACCTGCAGACGAGCTCTCTGATATGATGGAACCCCCTGAAGTCTGACTGGCCTCGTCCCAGGGCCACTCTTCCGATGAGATATGAGCTCTGAGGGAAACACAGCAGAAAGATAACAGAGGCATTGTGCCATCATAGATTCATTTGTTTGTATTCCAAATGTGGCAGCCTCACAAATGTGTTCATGTTATAAAATTCAATTCCAACCTGTCTCAGACGAGTCCTGGTCCCGACTGCTCGACTTGTCATTGTTACTTTGAGGTGGCTCAACAAAGATAGGAGACGTATAGTTGAAAGGGTTGTGCCTTGGCTGGAAGGAAAATTAATATAATCATCGTTTTACATTACAATGGCTGAAATATCTGACTGAATCATGGAAGAGGAAAAGTTTACTGAGAAAATCTGCTTAGTAACAAAAACACCTACTGTTCTCGGGGAGCGGAGAGCTGAATTCAGATTCTCCTTCTCAGCATCACTGGAGGAAAAGATGAAACGTTTAGAGGATAAAAgtagatttaaaagaaaaacagacacgAGTGATCATCAGGTGAGGTCGGAAAGATAAAGATCATGTTAATGGTATGTGTCCGCTGCTCTGATGTACACGCGTGTGCATGACTGAAGCCCTGCTAGCCCGGAAATAACTGCATCAATCCAATCAACTCAAAGGGCAAGGGAGAAAACTAAAGTCACAATACCTTATGTGTAGTGGGCAGATAACAAGATTAAACACATATATTTATgggtgaaattaaaaaaaacatttgatgcaATAGAAACAAAGGAATTTCACGGTGAAGTCTCTCGTTATCTGACTGCAAACACAATCTATGCAACGACATTCTTGGGTCTTTTGTGTGTTTAGGATTTATAGACCTCCCCACAAAGTACAGAAGCTCGGCCAAAGCTAATATTGACCATTCTGTTAAAGAGGGGTATTAACTGTGCTCCAGGTATGGCACCAAGTCACTGAACACAGATACTCACATTGTGTGTTGTTTGCCAAGTTTTAGTCTCAGTAGAGACAGAACATCCTCCTCTGGGTAAGTCAAGTTACTCTTAAACTAGAATTACAGATAAAGTAGAATTTATTGCCTCCACTAACAAGTACAGTTCCAGTCTAAATACATGTTATCAGGTCAAAgtgaccttgaactttgacctctggATTCTAATCAGAACCGCAGACTTGAGATTTCAAGTTCAAGGGGCCAGGAACATGTTCTGTGATCCTTGATCTTTGACCACACAAATCTAATCAGTGAATCTCGGAGTCTCAGTGAaggtttgtaccaaatttgaaagaaTCATCTCAAGGCGCTCTTAAGATAACGTGTTCACAAGGCTAAAAAGTTTTTTTGTCGGGCCAGTGACCTTGAtcctttaaaattgtatttgtttatctttgaaTCCAATGAAAAATACCTCAAGGTGTTCCTGGGATGTTGGATTCATAAAACCAAAGACATGTTTTGAAATgttacagtgaccttgacctctgaGCACTGAATTAAGTTCATCCAACTAAACATTTGTACCgaatttgaagacattttctttacgtgttcacaagaatgtgaCAGATGGAcaagcaaaaaaacacaatgtctcTGGTCACAATATAAAACAtcataaatatgattaaaagtatcattaaaaaaaaacaattcattcAAAAAGGATCAAAGCATCCTGATACTTCTAACGCGACACTGACATCAGAAGTCACTTCTCACTCAGAGTAATTAAGCCGGGAGCTCTGTTGAATTAAACTTTcgatttgtttttccttcatgtgtcagtgtgtatcctgcacacacacaactgtagcTGCAGCTGCCGGGCTATAAAACAGACATATTCCCAGTGAGCACCACCTATGTTTACACAGGCTGAGTCACAAGACActgcacactgcacacacactgttagagcgaggaggaggaggaggaggaaaNNNNNNNNNNNNNNNNNNNNNNNNNNNNNNNNNNNNNNNNNNNNNNNNNNNNNNNNNNNNNNNNNNNNNNNNNNNNNNNNNNNNNNNNNNNNNNNNNNNNNNNNNNNNNNNNNNNNNNNNNNNNNNNNNNNNNNNNNNNNNNNNNNNNNNNNNNNNNNNNNNNNNNNNNNNNNNNNNNNNNNNNNNNNNNNNNNNNNNNNATTCTCTTCTGTAAGGCCACTGTCTGGGCACCAGCTCAGTCTCAGAGAAGGTCAAATTTAAGCTTAGTTTTTTCCAAAAGCAACATTTTATCCCTCTGAGCACAAACCAATCCTCCGTGGAATCAAGAAAATATTACCTGCTGCAGGAGAACAGGGAGAAAAACCATGTTTGTGACTGAGCTGCGATGATGAGGTCACACACGGAGCTGTCGATTACTTCCTTGATCAGAAAATTAAACACACCTCTCCTCTGCTTCATGGAGGCCAGGATGATTTCCGAGCCGTGGATCTTGTCCATGTGTCTGCGGCTCTTGGCCTCGTAGAACCACTCTCCGGTCAGGTACTTCATCTTCCCCTCTGGCTGCGACCCGCTGCTCTGTATTTTTTCCAGCTTCCTGTTGGagaaacacaaaggaaacattATTCCTACAGAGACATTTATTGTTCTTTCATGCACCAGGTTTATCTCAGATAACTGTCACTTCCTTCTGAATGAaagttgtaaaaaaacacaaagggtcattgttcctctgcctctgtcccCGTAGACACAAGGACATTACAAGGACACTATTGTCAGGGAACAACTACAAGACAGCGCTTTAAACTGCACTGACTGGAGAACCTGACACCGTTTCAAATCAGACTGAGGTGAAATCCAGGGTCAAACATAGAGGAGACCAGCTTCCACATGGGTGTTTTGCAGGTCACGCCACAAGGGCAAATTGGTTTCTCCTCAAATGGAGACATGTCTTTAACATTTAGGTTTGTAAGTAGAATTATGGCCTGGTAGTTGTCAGCTTCCTCAACCAGAGCAGTTTCAGTGATCTGGTTGAGGGAGCGGACTcacatgaggtcacagtgacttttgacctttgagtttttaaatttaataagtTCATTTTTGACTTTGTGTGACCACTGCTTAAATCTGAAATtgcgtgaccttgacctttgaccaccctgATCTAATCAATTAATCTGAGAGTCCAAATGATCATCGGAACTTGTAAATTCCCTCAAGGTCTTCTTTAGATATCGCGTTCAAGAGAATGAGACATACAGACGGACAATTCCAtaaaggcagacttgagataccatcttcaagaggccaaaaacatcttttgtgaggccactgtgaccttcacctctgacctttgaccacaagTTTTTTCACCAAGGTTGAAGAACATCCCTCAGACGTGAATGAGACAGATGTATGAGCCGACAATATTCAGTCTTACTCTGTTCAatgtttgttgttattattgtcccgattctctcttcttctcttgagCTTGTTGAAGAAAACGTACAATGTTCCTtactgcattaaaaaaaaattctgccaTATGTTTGTCTCTTGCTCCACCACTTTATCAGCTTCATGAAACACTTGCACATGATCCATCTGAAGGAAGGAATTCGGAAAACATTTCACTAAGTTCAAATTGAAtcagggaggaaaacaaaaaaatccagtGAGATGATCAGGGCGGCTCATCTTCCCTCTCGACGCTGCTCCACAATGGTCATGTGAATAAAGGGCAGCACATTATTACAGGCTGCTGGATTTAATCCTTTTACAGTAGAGCGGCCGGGACACAGTGAGCATTCAGCCTCCCGCTGATAAAGAGTCTGCTCGGCCAATTCTATTAAAGTCACAATGAAGAGCACATTGTTTCAGGACATTCTTGACTCTTGCAAGTGAAATTTAAAACATCTTCAAAGgggacttttcatttgtttttttttgttcgtTGAGATGTTTTGTGAAGGGGAACGAAGACGTGAAGCTCGTGGGAGAGAAGTCCGAAaagatctgtttgtttgtttctgtgcccTGAACATACAGCGTGAGGAATGTCGGACTCCTCCCAAAGGTTCAATGAAAAGCTCAGGAGCAGCTTCATTTTAGCTGTAGGCTCCAATACTTACAgtaagtgtttatttttaacatAAAATCCAAGCAAGTTTATATTTTTCCTTCatcagttagcaggattacacaaaaactacacaaaaactacccccccccccacacagatTTTGCGGACAGCCAGCCCACAGGCTACGTGGTTTATTGGCACTTGGGTGGTCGGCTCCTCTTTGCCAGATTTGGGCCAAAAGTAAGCCATAGCAGTAAGGTGGCCcgaatttgttttgtgctaCTCGGGCCAGATTTGATTTTTCACAAGTGGGCGACTTTAGGCCCAAATTCATTTTGTCCAGGTCCCAAAAAAAGACCATTAGCTCTTTATCATTGACTGACGTGGCCCACATCGGCTTTCTATCTGGGTAAAGGTCAGGACTGAacttctcagagaataattcatttgtaattataaaaaaatcttttttgGAGAGTGGTATTTATCggtgtgtgtgcaattttgATCCAAAAGATAAAATCTGGAGGTAGTGGATGTAAGCGTGGTTTAATTAGAGACCTTatgtcctctctctgcctctctctctgctcaggtGAGGTGTCTGGCCATCACGCCTCTCAGCGTTTCTATTCCTGTCCGTCACAGCAGCATGATCCTCCTCTCAGTGTGTGGACTTCAACTTGGCTCAAATC
It encodes:
- the LOC128440761 gene encoding uncharacterized protein LOC128440761, with the translated sequence MTETIRPRRELAGGETVVLHTISIPGSDREINSSEGTRPEELSFTRSIADAEPPISYDLNYIDKTDQTMKKSGQKHAFKLSTQATSPTSDEDSIAKVLDWFSRSGDSSELLSTDDRTEATKSSDKHVESKLRSEDTTETTKDALETQRGHLQRQINEGKEFRATDRAGKTELSETQEEVQRDTRERMLSKEVKHNDDESQPLKISHLKSFWEKSNMGPKILIRNPITPSDEGQTLAYLSPEKEEENVDKPHTASDTPSAPGIHNGRGVNDKYVSKHGDKREQKDDADNVHLNNNQQDHSLSQRNNNDPTYNSDYFKLLSSPQAADRGGSDTEILTRLRPQPRTESRLSPESESMSSFKLNSQPDSFFQSRETPLQEELSKPEYKQGGNDYIAQLQRGSSEEVKRRESEDKNIQSSMSPKRKEDMSNKEKTNSPHSHRQGSSNQESTAERIKQLKSFWEQERNKPIFYTGMSKSPGEGKVTRGANQLNKRFTKSEYDLRLVGSDSGSDDEDSNRQNLTLPSLNQRIDKLSPSLSASRSQFNNLRDFWGDAASDTKGSITVDKPKSPKRKEPVGAQFPSQEFKSSEAEIYRLSAAVEKTRPAAMKPSPQDRSKSPHDRQMGSGPRAVIDSKNNPSNYKTAESKRGSKDSGREEKSSKPQSSTGKEPRPPKSRQDTFGKSSSRGSSMRRATSMFTLSAPDQKDHVQKKMDVSPVHSQSRKQRQNTEKGAMPLRLSDGLDTMTPRARAFVPRDYRHYLGMTDKNSVHTSLAPAVKSEGSEGKSGYDFDLSGPMRASTPVSSEERYGRKGSKTSQRPPWANYSSSDTGPESSMSSTSETWSRNSSNRENDDETQDPVRRALRRAEARPKNLAKSIEDMTTCSSQRQDSTADLRRISDASTIPSASSSLYADPDHLKKMSKSVPSFLQKEDADRDADSTCEDSYQRGRLMKGSSMTNLTGSSGMTSMSPLSGSVMTMYNADFGNVEVQGNIQFSINYVQKLREFHIFVAECRDLAAVDPKRGRSDPYVKSYLVPDKSNLGKRKTSVKKKTLNPTFNEILRYRVRMEYLRTQTLILSVWHNDTFGRNSFLGEVDIELSNWDFDHTQMNDSVLKPRTTPTLPPANGKGEMRLAIRFLPQVTHSEGVNKDGPNTGEVHIWVKECKNLPLIRATIDPYVKCFMLPDTSRKSRQKTRVLRRTADPVFNHTMVYDGISETDLSDACVELTVWDRDRLASHLLGGMRLGVGSGKSYGAAVDWMDSTPYEAALWERMMASPDEWVEDILPLRMVNSAKAAFKH